The DNA sequence AGTTAGTGCGCTTGCAAGAGATCTCTTGTGAGGccagggaaatgttttttttctaaaGTGACACTTTTCACACCCATTTGTAATTGCTGACCCTCTTTCAtgtttcctcctctcctttgtCCCAAGTGTAGGGGCTCCTCAGCATCTGGAAGGCATGTGTCCCTGTGCTGGATGCTTGATCTGGAAACTGAGAGTGTTGCACACCTCTTCCAGCTGCAGACAAGAATTTCATGTCATAAAGGATTGTTTGCATCATTCTTGCTTGCTCAAAGTTCCTGTCCTCCTGGCCACTCAATAGCAAAACTGAGAGACCTCCAGGTGGCTCAGAAGGGGTGCTCTAAAAATTAGCTCTGAAGCAAATTTATCTTTGGTGTTATGGAGGCAGAGGTCCATTTCCACAtcccctgtctcccccccccccaaattgggacTTATCTCCTAGCTTTTCCTCTGTGCATGACTGTGGACTGCTTGTGTAATTCCCAGAGGCTCTCACACACCCACTGTGTCATCTTCTGCCAGGTAGGgctgctcactcactcactcaaacaTGCTGCTGCTTGCATGGCCAGGGATGGGCCAGGAACGTGCAGATGCTGCCGAAAAGCTCTGCCTCAGGGCTGGGGGCCTGTTGAGACGAGACGGGGCGAGGACTTGCGCGTGCGGGTCTGGCTCCTGGTTCCACACCTTTGCTCAGATCTATGCCCCTCACCAATTCAAGTGAGGGAATCTCTGCTAGAGACCGCAGGAGCCTTGCAGCATGCAGCAATCCATGGAAACTTTTGCGTGTACTGTATTATATAGACGTTCTGACACCTGGGCAGGATGAGCTGTGTGATCCAGGGGTCCTGTGGCTCACAAATGCACTATATGAATTTTATAGGGAGCCAGAGAAGATGCATTGTGAGGCTATTAGTAAAATGTCTTATATGCTGCAAATGAGCTGATTTTGCCTATGGGGGGCTGGGTCATATGGGGTCAAGAGCTCTCTTCTCTGAAATCGGTAGTTCTCTTGTTTGCTACCTTTTGTGCTGTTTGAGCTTGTGATCCACACATGATCTGGACATGCAGCAAGTTGGGAGGGTTAGTTTAATTCTAGTATTGAGTACAATACGTTTGAACAAAGTAAGTTTGACAGTTGCAACCTTTGTATAAtatatgaacataggaagctgccatcACTCAGTCAGATTCCTAGTCCATCTTGCTCTATACGGTCTGCTATGCTGGTTGACATCAGCTTTCCAGGCCTTTCCCTGCCCTACGTAGAGATTTTAGAGGTAGACTCTGGGACCCTCTGTATCTAAAGCATGTTCTCTGCTAGTGAGCTAGGGTCAGCATCCCGTGCATAAAGCACACCCAAGCAGGACCCTGATGGCCTAACAACCATTATGCCAGGTTTTAAGATACTGTGGGCTTCAAAGAGAACCACATTGGGCAACGTTGTTGGGGTGATTGTGGCAGGAAGCTAACAGTCTCTTCTTCCACAGCTGTGCATGAAGGAGTCCAGTGAAGTGCTCCGGggccagatgcagtgcatgatGCGGACACTCCACGATCTGAAGAGGGTACATGACCGAGAACTCCAGCTGGACTTCCAGGAGACAAAACcactccctgccatgccttccccaaAGCAGTGCACCAGTCCACGGGTATCAGCCATTTCAGAAGCAGACTCTGCCTGTTGCTTAGAGGTGGCTGTGGAGGAAGAGGTCGCTTTCTCTCCTCCCAGCAGTGAGCGGAGCCTTGAGTTTGATTCAGGCTACTCTGAAGTATCAGGGAGCAGCTGGCGGGATGAGGAGGGACCCCCACCGCTGCGAGCCAGTAAGCTTTCTTCAGGGGGCTTTCTGCGGCGCCGAGTGCCTGCCAGGAGGCCCCGGCCCAAATCCGCTTCTGATGTCTGCCTGGAGCGGTGGCGGGAAGCTGAACCAGCAGATGCAGGAGACTGGACAGTGTCCCTTTTGTCACAGAGCCGCAACCGGCAACCCCTGGTGCTGGGGGACAACTGCTTTGCAGACTTGGTTGAGAACTGGATGGACCTTCCTGAGGAGAGTGGGGAACGTGGGCGGCTGCAGCGCTGGCTTGCTAAGCCCCACGGCTTCCTGCTCAACCTCTCTGGCAATGTACGCCGCAGGTTGGCTGGCATCTCACGCACAGAGGTCACCAAGCAGGACCCTGATGGCACCAAGCGTTTTTCTTGCCCTGCAGGCCTGGGTGCACAGCCTTCACTGCCCTATTTTCATCAGTCGCATGCCAACATCAGCGAGCTCTCCACAGACTGTAGCAGCTTTGCTGCCCTTATGAACTGCAGAAGCCGGCAGCCAATCATTTGCAATGACGTAATTGGCTACATCTAACCCGtttgtgtgcatgtatgtatgtatgtgtgtgcgtgcattGTTTTTTAATGTGCCTTTTCTAAACAGATCTATATTTTTATGGCTCTCTGTAAAATAAATGTCTTTTTCTACATTAAGACTGTGTATGCGTAATTGACTTTGTAGCTTTGACCCAATCCAGCTTTCCAAGGCcaactgggcatgtgctgcatcctttgatggCCATGGGTAGCCATAGAAGCCTCCTTGGCTAGTTGGCttctggtaaattggataggactgagcccttagtgataggataggattgagccaagTGACTTTTTAACTGCTTCCTGGTTGATTCAACTGCAAGACTGCAGCTATGGCCAAGAACTGACGTGTCATTAAAGTGCTACTTTCTATGAGTAAATTCAGGAGAAAAGGAATGAAGTATGCAAATTATGAATATCTTCATATTTTGTTTccttagtggcgtagctagccaCGCTGGAGCCTGGGgtaaagttaaaaatgatgcccccgTCACACCTGGAAGGGATGTACTTCCAGGTGTGATGTTACAcccatggtttttttaaaattgaaaaatctgccactgccacccagacccctcctgcttgccccccaagAGGTGTGATCAGTGGTTGGAGTTTCTGGCTGCTTGCTCCCCTTGCTCTgccgcctctccctgccccctcctgcttaCCCCAGTCACCTCCCAAGTCCCGGGAGCAAGCCGCCAGAGACTGCAGTTGCCTCTGCCCCCTCAGAAAGAGTACccttttttctggcactttttgcaagaggaacAAGCTGTGACTGTGGGGGGGATTGTGGGCACAATTGCATATGGTGGGTGACCagactgttgcctcaggcagcctgcagcttgatgcagttgctacccctgcaccccctctagttaagGCTTGGAGAGATTTAAACTCTGTGATTATTAACACAATAGACGCTTTGGCAAATCTTAATATAATTCCTTTTCAATACTACAGGAAGGGGGAGTTTAAAATGCATGAGACTTCTTGAGGAATTTACGGTATCATTGCTGTGTTTGGTCCCCAAAGAATAGGAAAATGATCTTATTTTCTTTGAGACCCGCTGAAATTGAGTTTTTTCCAGTTTAGTGAAGTGCCAACTTTAACCTGAAATGAGTAGAAACCAGGCAGTTAAGATAGTTATTTAGGTTGATAAGCCATAGTAGAACAGTTTGTGCTTGGTTCTCAGCACGAAGTTTGGGGAGTAGCCAGAAGGTGAAGCATGCTGGAGTTCCAGTACTATAATGGGGATTTCAAAAGGGCTGAGACAAGAACTGTAAATGATGGCAAGTATCACTTACCTTCTGGCATACATCTGCAAGTACAGCGGGCTCCATGTTGGAGGCATCCAGCTGGTATCTGTGGAGCAGGATATCATTAACTCTAGTGCTCAAATATAAGAGGCGAAAGGAATACCGAAAGCAAAGTTCAGCCTGTCAGTGTGGAAATTAAGGTACCCATCAACAAAAGGAATTCAGCTCATCAGGTTCTCAAAAATGTAGCTAAACACTTTTAACATGTCATGCTTCTATTTATCTAAGATCTCCATTATGCAGTATGAAAGATCAAATAAACTGCAAATTAAATCAAATGCTCCACATGTACATATTCAAAGGAAAGTAATATCAAGATCTTTGACAAATATGTGTGTTTCAGCTTCATCAGTTTTGTTTAATTATAAAAAGGAGCCCAGTAGATAACAATAAGGCAGATGTATAGTTGCACCTAACGGTGTTGACTAATCACATCAGCAGCTTTAAATACTTGTGAGGAATTGATAACAAGGGCCATAAAAGACAAATGCATGTTAAAAGCTCATGTCTCTGGGTTACATGAAAGCTGCCAGACCCAAAGTTGTTACTTCCATTCATTGCTACTGGAATTACCGTAGAAATAATGAGATGGACACTACATCACATGTAACAAAATTGCAGGCTTTATCTGGAAAAACCATACCATATCTGGAAAAACCATATTCATGATACAGAAGTGATCTAAAAAGATACTATGAGAAAAATGCGAATAAGgcagcattctgttttcaacaGTATTCAGTAAGATGCCTCTCTGAATATAGGGGTAGGGATGCAATAGCCACCCCCTGCTGTTGGTCCTCAGCACCTGATATTTAGAGGTTGATTGGAATCTGGAGATTCAATTTAGATATCATGGTTGGTAACCactaatagatttttcctccacagtttaaaagaaaaaaactcaTCTAATCTACTAGCCATTAGCAGCTTGTGATAGTGAATTCCGTAAATTAATTCTGCAGATATTCCAGAGAATTTGGATGGGATACACCTTTCAATAGAGTCCATAATTTGCATGAATACAATTGGATTTGGTAGAATTAGCATTTATTTAACAGCAGTTTGAATGGTGGAGTTCAGAGTATCAAACTGATACAGACCCCtgcacccataagaacagccctgctggatcaggccaaaggcccatgtagtccagcttcctgtatctcacagtggcccaccagtagactcagggcccagtcctatccaattttccagtgctggtgcagccatgccaatggggtgtgcactgcatcctgtggtagggtaGTCATcttggaggcctcatcaaggtatctgaacatttgctcccttaccttggggctgcactgcagttgcactggtgctggaaagctggataggattgggccctcggagcacacaagatgagacgtgtatcctggtgccctcttgcATCTGCACCTCTTGCTCAGCCCTACAGAAGCAGCAATGAGGATTTATGGGCAATTTTGA is a window from the Tiliqua scincoides isolate rTilSci1 chromosome 2, rTilSci1.hap2, whole genome shotgun sequence genome containing:
- the INKA1 gene encoding PAK4-inhibitor INKA1, which codes for MHSARLDAFVSHLRAEVLCMKESSEVLRGQMQCMMRTLHDLKRVHDRELQLDFQETKPLPAMPSPKQCTSPRVSAISEADSACCLEVAVEEEVAFSPPSSERSLEFDSGYSEVSGSSWRDEEGPPPLRASKLSSGGFLRRRVPARRPRPKSASDVCLERWREAEPADAGDWTVSLLSQSRNRQPLVLGDNCFADLVENWMDLPEESGERGRLQRWLAKPHGFLLNLSGNVRRRLAGISRTEVTKQDPDGTKRFSCPAGLGAQPSLPYFHQSHANISELSTDCSSFAALMNCRSRQPIICNDVIGYI